The following coding sequences are from one Azospirillum sp. TSH100 window:
- the deoC gene encoding deoxyribose-phosphate aldolase, whose protein sequence is MKLSADLQSALDASANAPSNADLARRAVGMLDLTSLNGDDSDRVVQDLCARAVTPVGPVAAVCVWARFVPTARKALDGTPVKIATVVNFPTGEADAAAVAAETRRAIADGADEIDVVLPYKAFIDGARTQPINVVKACREACGDKALMKVILESGAFPDADLLAWAARDAIAAGADFLKTSTGKTQPAATLPAAAVMLDSIYESGKQVGFKASGGIRDTAEAARYLALADRILGDGWATPNTFRFGASSLLDSLLAAAGHGEQEGEREPAPAGGY, encoded by the coding sequence ATGAAACTGTCTGCCGACCTGCAAAGCGCGCTCGACGCCAGCGCCAACGCCCCGTCCAACGCCGATCTGGCGCGCCGGGCCGTGGGCATGCTCGACCTCACCAGCCTTAACGGCGATGACAGCGACCGGGTGGTGCAGGACCTCTGCGCCCGCGCCGTCACGCCCGTGGGGCCGGTCGCCGCCGTCTGTGTCTGGGCACGCTTCGTCCCCACCGCGCGCAAGGCACTCGACGGCACGCCCGTCAAGATTGCCACCGTGGTCAATTTCCCGACCGGCGAGGCCGACGCCGCGGCCGTGGCTGCCGAGACGCGGCGCGCCATCGCCGATGGCGCGGACGAGATTGACGTGGTGTTGCCTTATAAGGCCTTCATCGACGGCGCCCGCACCCAGCCGATCAATGTGGTGAAAGCCTGCCGCGAGGCCTGCGGCGACAAGGCCCTGATGAAGGTGATCCTGGAATCGGGGGCCTTCCCCGACGCCGACCTGCTGGCCTGGGCGGCGCGCGACGCCATCGCCGCCGGCGCCGATTTCCTGAAGACCTCCACCGGCAAGACCCAGCCGGCTGCCACCCTGCCGGCGGCGGCGGTGATGCTGGACAGCATCTATGAATCGGGCAAGCAGGTCGGCTTCAAGGCGTCCGGCGGCATCCGCGACACGGCCGAGGCGGCACGCTATCTGGCGCTGGCCGACCGCATCCTGGGCGATGGCTGGGCGACGCCGAACACTTTCCGGTTCGGTGCCTCCAGCCTGCTCGATTCGCTGCTGGCGGCAGCCGGGCATGGAGAGCAGGAAGGCGAACGTGAACCGGCTCCGGCGGGAGGGTACTGA
- a CDS encoding AmpG family muropeptide MFS transporter has protein sequence MKATSWQAERLSSWGQALAVYRDPRVLAILFLGFSEGLPLALTGGTLNVWLTEQGVSRTNIGLFALVTMPYALKFLWAPLIDRLRLPVMTRLFGRRRGWALTAQAALMAALLGLGSTSPGQDLWWTAMCAVLVAFCSASQDIVVDAYRVEVLEEHQQAAGAAVLVLGYRFGMMAAGAGALYVAEFWGWRTAYEVMAGLVLVGMATILLCREPKEPPPNAREKLIAEWLSHRPHLSGRSAVVLAWIYGAVVAPFAQFMERRGWVVILAFIASYKLGEVLAGQMSSTFYISLGFTKAEIATVSKLFGLWATIAGGLLGGLLVGKVGMLRGLMVGGILQMVSNFGYVVLAWSGNDVSMLAVTVAVENVCAGIATSAFVAYLSSLCNVAYTATQYALLSSLYKLGGDLFGASSGWLAERMDWVSFFLLSMAGAVPALCLLVWLMGLHRREEEAAVPAQ, from the coding sequence GTGAAAGCGACATCCTGGCAGGCGGAACGCCTGTCTTCCTGGGGGCAGGCCCTTGCGGTTTACCGCGACCCGCGCGTGCTGGCGATCCTGTTCCTTGGCTTTTCCGAAGGGCTGCCGCTGGCGCTGACCGGAGGGACGCTGAATGTCTGGCTGACCGAGCAGGGCGTCAGCCGGACCAACATTGGGCTGTTCGCGCTGGTCACCATGCCCTATGCGCTGAAATTCCTGTGGGCGCCGCTGATCGACCGGCTGCGGCTGCCGGTGATGACGCGGCTGTTCGGGCGGCGGCGCGGCTGGGCGCTGACGGCGCAGGCGGCGCTGATGGCGGCGCTGCTGGGGCTGGGCAGCACCAGCCCGGGGCAGGATCTGTGGTGGACGGCGATGTGCGCCGTGCTGGTCGCCTTCTGCTCCGCCAGCCAGGACATCGTCGTGGACGCCTATCGCGTCGAGGTGCTGGAGGAGCATCAGCAGGCGGCTGGTGCTGCGGTGCTGGTGCTGGGCTATCGCTTCGGCATGATGGCGGCGGGGGCTGGCGCCCTCTATGTCGCGGAGTTCTGGGGCTGGCGCACGGCCTATGAGGTGATGGCCGGGCTGGTCCTGGTCGGCATGGCGACCATCCTGCTGTGCCGCGAGCCGAAGGAACCGCCGCCGAACGCCCGCGAAAAGCTGATCGCCGAATGGCTGTCGCATCGGCCCCACCTGTCGGGCCGCAGCGCCGTGGTGCTCGCCTGGATTTACGGTGCGGTGGTGGCGCCCTTCGCCCAGTTCATGGAGCGGCGGGGCTGGGTGGTGATCCTCGCCTTCATCGCCAGCTACAAGTTGGGGGAGGTGCTGGCCGGCCAGATGTCCTCGACCTTCTACATCAGCCTGGGCTTCACCAAGGCGGAGATCGCCACGGTCAGCAAGCTGTTTGGCCTGTGGGCGACGATTGCCGGCGGCCTGCTGGGCGGCTTGCTGGTGGGGAAGGTCGGGATGCTGCGCGGCCTGATGGTTGGCGGCATCCTGCAGATGGTGTCGAACTTCGGCTATGTCGTGCTGGCCTGGAGCGGCAACGACGTGTCGATGCTGGCGGTCACCGTGGCGGTGGAGAATGTCTGCGCCGGCATCGCCACCTCGGCCTTCGTCGCCTATCTGTCCAGCCTGTGCAACGTCGCTTACACCGCGACCCAGTATGCGCTGCTCTCCAGCCTGTACAAGCTGGGCGGCGACCTGTTCGGCGCCTCCTCCGGCTGGCTGGCGGAGCGGATGGACTGGGTCAGCTTCTTCCTGCTGTCGATGGCCGGCGCCGTCCCGGCGCTCTGCCTGCTGGTCTGGCTGATGGGCCTGCACCGGCGCGAGGAAGAGGCCGCCGTCCCCGCGCAGTGA
- the deoA gene encoding thymidine phosphorylase yields the protein MLPQEIVRAKRDGQPLDAATIQDFVRGITDGRVSESQASAFAMAVFFRGMSLDERVALTRAMRDSGTVMEWRSLDLPGPVIDKHSTGGVGDKVSLILAPMLAACGGFVPMVSGRGLGHTGGTLDKFESIPGYRAKPDNELLRRVVKEVGCAVIGATDDIAPADKRLYAIRDVTATVESLDLITASILSKKLAAGLDALVMDVKFGSGAFMQRFEDAEALADSIVTVSKGAGLPAVALLTDMNEVLGRSAGNALEMRECLAILRGEPAEPRLYEVTAALAAELLALAGLAPDAAAGRAMADRSIASGAAAERFARMVEALGGPADLLEQPDRHLESAPIVRPVFAERAGLVGTIDTRGVGMAVVALGGGRTRTTDAIDFAVGFDEVAGLGDAVGPDERPLAILHARTEAQADEAERRLRASVRVTDTAPVRGPLIAKRLG from the coding sequence ATGCTTCCGCAGGAAATCGTCCGCGCCAAGCGCGACGGCCAGCCGCTTGACGCCGCCACCATCCAGGACTTCGTCCGTGGCATCACCGATGGCCGGGTGTCGGAGTCCCAGGCGTCGGCCTTTGCCATGGCCGTCTTCTTCCGGGGCATGAGCCTGGACGAGCGGGTGGCGCTGACCCGCGCCATGCGCGATTCGGGCACGGTGATGGAGTGGCGGTCGCTGGACCTGCCCGGTCCGGTGATCGACAAGCATTCCACCGGCGGCGTCGGCGACAAGGTCAGCCTGATCCTGGCGCCGATGCTGGCCGCCTGCGGCGGTTTCGTGCCGATGGTGTCCGGCCGCGGCCTCGGTCACACCGGCGGCACGCTCGACAAGTTCGAGAGCATCCCCGGCTATCGCGCCAAACCCGACAATGAGTTGCTGCGCCGGGTGGTGAAGGAGGTCGGCTGCGCAGTGATCGGCGCCACCGACGACATCGCTCCGGCCGACAAGCGGCTCTACGCCATCCGCGACGTGACGGCGACGGTGGAGTCGCTCGACCTCATCACTGCGTCGATCCTGTCGAAGAAGCTCGCCGCCGGGCTGGATGCGCTGGTGATGGATGTAAAGTTCGGCAGCGGCGCCTTCATGCAGCGCTTTGAGGACGCGGAGGCGCTGGCCGACAGCATCGTCACCGTGTCGAAGGGCGCCGGCCTGCCGGCAGTCGCCCTGCTCACCGACATGAACGAGGTGCTGGGCCGCAGCGCCGGCAACGCGCTGGAGATGCGCGAATGCCTCGCCATCCTGCGCGGTGAGCCGGCCGAACCGCGGCTCTATGAGGTGACGGCGGCGCTGGCGGCGGAACTGTTGGCGCTGGCCGGACTGGCGCCGGATGCCGCGGCCGGGCGGGCCATGGCCGACCGCTCGATCGCCAGCGGCGCGGCGGCGGAGCGCTTCGCCCGCATGGTGGAAGCGCTCGGCGGGCCAGCCGACCTGCTGGAACAGCCGGACCGCCATCTGGAGAGCGCGCCCATCGTTCGCCCGGTCTTCGCCGAGCGGGCCGGCCTCGTCGGAACCATCGACACCCGTGGGGTCGGCATGGCGGTGGTGGCGCTGGGCGGCGGGCGGACCAGGACGACCGACGCCATCGACTTCGCCGTCGGCTTCGACGAGGTGGCCGGGCTGGGCGACGCGGTGGGGCCGGACGAGCGCCCGCTGGCGATCCTGCACGCCCGCACCGAGGCACAGGCCGACGAGGCGGAACGCCGCCTGCGCGCGTCGGTCAGGGTGACGGACACGGCACCGGTGCGCGGGCCGCTGATCGCCAAGCGTTTGGGGTGA
- a CDS encoding manganese catalase family protein: MFMHNKKLMYTVRVSEPNPVLASLMLEQFGGPQGELAAAMRYFTQGLADEDPGRKDMLIDIATEELSHLEVIGSIVAMLTKGAKGKLAEGAEATADLYANITQGNGSHTLSLLYGGGPALVNSAGQLWTGGYIDSIGEPTADLRSNVAAEARAKIIYERLINVTDDPGVKDALGFLMTREIAHQKSFEKALYAIDNNFPPGKLPGKPEYTDKYYNMSQGEGDMRGPWNQGAQWEFVDVKMGDAPVNGGDGNPTVKLAASELAAVNAVAARTMSKPDADPLTGADLGAGPGAGKTKSTTGG, from the coding sequence ATGTTCATGCACAACAAAAAGCTCATGTACACGGTCCGCGTGTCTGAGCCGAATCCGGTGCTCGCCAGCCTGATGCTTGAGCAGTTCGGCGGCCCGCAGGGCGAACTGGCCGCGGCCATGCGCTATTTCACCCAGGGTCTGGCCGATGAGGATCCGGGCCGCAAGGACATGCTGATCGACATCGCGACCGAGGAACTGAGCCACCTTGAGGTGATCGGCTCCATCGTCGCCATGCTGACCAAGGGCGCCAAGGGCAAGCTGGCCGAGGGGGCGGAGGCGACCGCCGACCTCTATGCCAACATCACGCAGGGCAACGGCAGCCACACTCTGTCGCTGCTCTATGGCGGCGGTCCGGCCCTGGTGAACTCCGCCGGGCAGCTGTGGACCGGCGGCTACATCGACAGCATCGGCGAGCCGACGGCCGATCTGCGCTCCAACGTCGCCGCGGAGGCGCGCGCCAAGATCATCTATGAGCGCCTGATCAACGTCACCGACGATCCCGGCGTGAAGGATGCGCTGGGCTTCCTGATGACCCGAGAAATCGCACACCAGAAGAGTTTCGAGAAGGCGCTTTACGCCATCGACAACAACTTCCCGCCGGGCAAGCTGCCAGGCAAGCCGGAATACACCGACAAGTATTACAACATGAGCCAGGGCGAGGGCGACATGCGCGGCCCCTGGAACCAGGGCGCCCAGTGGGAATTCGTCGACGTCAAGATGGGCGACGCCCCGGTCAACGGCGGCGACGGCAATCCGACGGTGAAGCTCGCCGCGTCGGAACTGGCGGCGGTCAATGCCGTGGCCGCCCGCACCATGTCGAAGCCGGACGCCGATCCTCTGACCGGCGCCGACCTGGGCGCCGGGCCGGGCGCCGGCAAGACCAAGTCCACCACCGGGGGCTGA
- a CDS encoding nicotinate phosphoribosyltransferase encodes MSDTDNRSAGNQSAGSRKAGNGPTALLPPSAAVPDWTDTYFRRTKEAVGKFGDKTVTYAIFMRRPVVCAPRLAVEWLESVARERNTTFQIELNYPEGKWVGAGEPIMYITGSFYHLVDCETILLQKLGPASVAAYNAFTMCADLPKVAFLAMDARHCAGTEMAEMMAYAASVGSDRAKRKVGAKGFVGNATDATAPYFGQERGMGTMPHALIGYAGSTVRAAEMFHETFPDLPLTVLVDYFGREITDGLEVCRRFPQLAAQGKLSLRLDTPGGRFVEGLDPPGSYAVLERHAPHAIRGYRDETQLRYLIGTGVSAAAIHYVRERLDEAGFPAVKIVASSGFGPAKCRLMAEANAPVDVIGTGSYLPERWTETYATADIIEYDGERRVKVGREFLFRR; translated from the coding sequence ATGAGCGACACCGATAACCGATCAGCTGGCAATCAATCAGCTGGCAGCCGGAAAGCCGGAAATGGGCCGACGGCTCTTCTCCCGCCCTCCGCCGCGGTTCCCGACTGGACGGACACCTATTTCCGCCGCACCAAGGAAGCGGTGGGCAAGTTCGGCGACAAGACCGTCACCTACGCCATCTTCATGCGGCGCCCGGTGGTCTGCGCCCCGCGTCTGGCGGTGGAATGGCTGGAGTCGGTGGCGCGCGAGCGCAACACGACCTTCCAGATCGAGCTGAACTATCCCGAGGGCAAATGGGTCGGCGCCGGCGAGCCGATCATGTACATCACCGGCTCCTTCTACCATCTGGTCGATTGCGAGACGATCCTGCTGCAGAAGCTGGGGCCGGCCAGCGTCGCCGCCTACAACGCCTTCACCATGTGCGCCGACCTGCCGAAGGTCGCATTCCTCGCCATGGATGCCCGCCACTGTGCGGGGACGGAAATGGCGGAGATGATGGCCTATGCCGCCTCCGTCGGCTCCGACCGGGCCAAGCGCAAGGTCGGCGCCAAGGGCTTCGTCGGCAACGCCACCGACGCCACCGCCCCCTATTTCGGGCAGGAGCGCGGCATGGGCACCATGCCGCACGCCCTGATCGGCTATGCCGGCTCGACCGTGCGCGCGGCGGAGATGTTCCACGAGACCTTCCCCGACCTGCCGCTGACCGTATTGGTCGATTATTTCGGCCGCGAGATCACGGATGGGCTGGAGGTCTGCCGCCGCTTCCCGCAGCTGGCCGCCCAGGGCAAGCTCTCGTTGCGGCTCGATACCCCCGGCGGCCGTTTCGTCGAGGGACTGGACCCGCCCGGCTCCTACGCTGTGCTGGAACGCCATGCGCCGCACGCCATCCGCGGCTATCGCGACGAGACGCAGCTGCGCTATCTGATCGGCACCGGCGTGTCGGCCGCCGCGATCCATTACGTCCGCGAACGGCTGGACGAGGCCGGTTTCCCGGCGGTGAAGATCGTCGCCAGCAGCGGCTTCGGCCCGGCCAAATGCCGCCTGATGGCGGAGGCCAACGCCCCGGTGGACGTCATCGGCACCGGCAGCTACCTGCCCGAGCGCTGGACCGAAACCTACGCGACCGCCGACATCATCGAGTATGACGGCGAACGCCGCGTGAAGGTCGGCCGCGAGTTCCTGTTCCGGCGGTAA
- the fliL gene encoding flagellar basal body-associated protein FliL produces MTKAAMSAEAEFAEPIQGTLPSFEGTGNRIILALLGLMLAFAGAGAGGALLLRPMPAQGAHPPARIEASQAVYAALPTLTVTLNDGRRLQELRLRAVLEFDPATPMEAVTPHLPRIADAIGRRLLEVDPAELRGADGQVYVKDALRYLANKTMRPLKLRQVLIQDMLLR; encoded by the coding sequence ATGACCAAGGCAGCGATGTCCGCCGAAGCGGAGTTCGCCGAACCCATTCAGGGCACCCTGCCCTCGTTCGAGGGAACCGGAAACCGCATCATTCTGGCGTTGCTGGGATTGATGCTGGCCTTTGCCGGTGCCGGAGCCGGTGGTGCGCTGCTGCTGCGTCCGATGCCCGCCCAGGGCGCCCATCCTCCCGCACGGATCGAGGCGTCGCAGGCCGTTTATGCCGCCTTGCCCACCCTGACCGTCACGCTGAACGACGGCCGCCGCCTGCAGGAACTGCGGCTGCGCGCCGTCTTGGAGTTCGATCCGGCAACCCCGATGGAGGCGGTCACGCCGCACCTGCCGCGCATCGCAGACGCCATTGGCCGACGCCTGCTGGAGGTCGACCCGGCTGAACTGCGCGGTGCCGACGGACAGGTCTACGTCAAGGACGCGCTGCGCTATCTTGCCAACAAGACCATGCGGCCACTGAAGCTTCGACAAGTGCTGATCCAGGACATGCTGCTGCGCTGA
- the gor gene encoding glutathione-disulfide reductase, whose amino-acid sequence MAEFDFDLFTIGAGSGGVAASRRAASYGAKVAICEGSRVGGTCVIRGCVPKKLLVYAAQFRDGFEDSAGYGWSAPMASFDWETLIARKDREIDRLNGIYINMLKNSGVTLYEGFGRIVDRHTVEVDGKRYTARNILIATGGWPSLPPVEGIEHAVTSNEALHLEKLPHSVLIIGGGYIAVEFASIFRGLGAEVTLMIRGDDLLNGFDDDIRVALAQEMRKRGVNIISRCKPAKLEKGPGGYTLTDHMGREHSAGLVMAATGRRPNTKNLGLEEVGITPNEAGAVPVDEWSRTAIDNIYAIGDVTDRMALTPIAIAEGRALAETLFNDNPMRIGYDNVPTAVFSLPPLGTVGLTEMQARAKYPQIDIYKAGFRPMKHTLSGRDERVLMKLVVDGESQRVLGCHMMGMDAPEMMQALAIALNCGATKRDFDRTIALHPSTAEEFVLMREKAEPEKKI is encoded by the coding sequence GTGGCCGAGTTCGATTTCGACCTCTTCACCATCGGGGCGGGGTCAGGCGGTGTCGCCGCCAGCCGGCGCGCGGCGTCCTATGGCGCCAAGGTGGCGATCTGCGAGGGCAGCCGCGTCGGCGGCACCTGCGTGATCCGCGGCTGCGTGCCGAAGAAACTGCTGGTCTACGCCGCACAGTTCCGCGATGGCTTCGAGGATTCCGCCGGCTATGGCTGGAGCGCGCCGATGGCGTCCTTCGACTGGGAGACGCTGATCGCGCGCAAGGATCGCGAGATCGACCGGCTGAACGGCATCTACATCAACATGCTGAAGAATTCCGGCGTCACCCTGTATGAGGGGTTCGGCCGGATCGTCGACCGCCACACGGTGGAGGTCGACGGCAAACGCTACACCGCCCGCAACATCCTGATCGCCACCGGCGGCTGGCCGTCGCTGCCGCCGGTCGAAGGGATCGAGCATGCCGTGACCTCCAACGAGGCGCTGCATCTGGAAAAGCTGCCCCACTCCGTCCTGATCATCGGCGGCGGCTACATCGCGGTGGAGTTCGCCAGCATCTTCCGCGGCCTGGGTGCCGAAGTGACGCTGATGATCCGCGGCGACGATCTGCTGAACGGCTTCGACGACGACATCCGCGTCGCCCTGGCACAGGAAATGCGCAAGCGCGGCGTCAACATCATCTCGCGCTGCAAGCCGGCGAAGCTGGAAAAGGGTCCCGGCGGCTATACCCTGACCGACCATATGGGCCGCGAGCATTCGGCCGGCTTGGTGATGGCCGCCACCGGCCGCCGCCCGAACACGAAGAATCTGGGCCTGGAGGAGGTCGGCATCACGCCGAACGAGGCCGGCGCGGTTCCGGTCGACGAATGGTCGCGCACCGCCATCGACAACATCTATGCCATCGGCGATGTGACCGACCGCATGGCGCTGACCCCGATCGCCATCGCCGAGGGTCGGGCACTGGCCGAGACGCTGTTCAACGACAACCCGATGCGCATCGGTTACGACAACGTGCCGACCGCCGTGTTCTCGCTGCCGCCGCTTGGCACCGTCGGCCTGACCGAGATGCAGGCCCGCGCCAAATACCCTCAGATCGACATCTACAAGGCGGGCTTCCGCCCGATGAAGCACACCTTGTCCGGTCGGGACGAGCGGGTGCTGATGAAGCTGGTGGTGGATGGCGAAAGCCAGCGCGTGCTGGGCTGCCACATGATGGGCATGGACGCGCCGGAGATGATGCAGGCGCTGGCCATCGCGCTGAACTGCGGCGCCACCAAGCGCGATTTCGACCGAACCATCGCCCTGCATCCCTCCACGGCGGAGGAATTCGTCCTGATGCGCGAGAAGGCGGAGCCGGAAAAGAAGATCTGA
- a CDS encoding class II 3-deoxy-7-phosphoheptulonate synthase: protein MVERWTPASWRTKPAKQMPTYPDQSKVEAVEQRLSSYPPLVFAGEARRLKAKLAEAAAGQAFLLQGGDCAESFAEFHPNNIRDTFRVLLQMAVVLTFGASIPVIKVGRMAGQFAKPRSADMEAIDGVELPSYRGDIINGFDFTSDARVPDPERMMQAYTQAAATLNLLRAFAQGGYADLHKVHQWTLSFVEKSPAGEHFQELATRLDETLAFMAACGITAETTPQIRETDFFTSHEALLLPFEQALTRVDSTTGDWYDVSAHMLWIGDRTRQPDGAHVEFLRGVKNPIGLKCGPTTDPDELIRLIDILNPTNEAGRLTLIVRMGSDKVAEKFPPLLRKVQREGRTVVWSCDPMHGNTIKSTTGYKTRPVERVLAEARGFFEVHQAEGTHAGGVHFELTGQDVTECTGGAQAITDHNLALRYHTACDPRLNASQSLELAFLLSEKLKAGRQSRDAQRRAAVAAE from the coding sequence ATGGTCGAGCGTTGGACACCCGCCAGTTGGAGGACGAAACCGGCGAAGCAGATGCCGACTTATCCCGACCAGTCCAAGGTCGAGGCGGTCGAACAGCGTCTGTCCTCCTATCCGCCGCTCGTCTTCGCCGGCGAGGCCCGCCGGCTGAAGGCCAAGCTGGCCGAGGCCGCCGCCGGCCAGGCCTTCCTGCTGCAGGGCGGCGACTGCGCCGAGAGCTTCGCCGAGTTCCACCCCAACAACATCCGCGATACCTTCCGCGTCCTGCTGCAGATGGCCGTGGTGCTGACCTTCGGCGCCTCGATCCCGGTCATCAAGGTCGGCCGCATGGCCGGCCAGTTCGCCAAGCCGCGCTCGGCCGACATGGAGGCGATCGACGGGGTGGAGCTGCCGTCCTACCGCGGCGACATCATCAACGGCTTCGACTTCACCAGCGACGCCCGCGTTCCCGACCCGGAACGCATGATGCAGGCCTACACCCAGGCCGCCGCGACGCTGAACCTGCTGCGCGCCTTCGCCCAGGGCGGCTATGCCGACCTGCACAAGGTCCATCAGTGGACGCTGAGCTTTGTCGAGAAGTCGCCGGCCGGCGAGCATTTCCAGGAGCTGGCCACCCGACTGGACGAGACGCTGGCCTTCATGGCCGCCTGCGGCATCACTGCGGAAACCACGCCGCAGATCCGCGAGACCGACTTCTTCACCAGCCACGAGGCGCTGCTGCTGCCGTTCGAGCAGGCGCTGACCCGCGTCGACAGCACCACCGGCGACTGGTACGACGTGTCGGCCCACATGCTGTGGATCGGCGACCGCACCCGCCAGCCCGACGGCGCCCATGTCGAGTTCCTGCGCGGCGTGAAGAACCCGATCGGCCTGAAGTGCGGCCCGACCACCGACCCGGACGAGCTGATCCGCCTGATCGACATCCTGAACCCGACCAACGAGGCCGGGCGTCTGACGCTGATCGTGCGCATGGGCTCCGACAAGGTGGCGGAGAAGTTCCCGCCGCTGCTGCGCAAGGTCCAGCGCGAAGGCCGCACGGTGGTGTGGTCCTGCGACCCGATGCACGGCAACACGATCAAGTCGACCACCGGCTACAAGACCCGCCCCGTCGAGCGGGTGCTGGCCGAGGCGCGCGGCTTCTTCGAGGTGCATCAGGCCGAGGGCACCCATGCTGGCGGCGTGCATTTCGAGCTGACCGGCCAGGATGTGACGGAATGCACGGGCGGCGCCCAGGCGATCACCGATCACAATCTGGCTCTGCGCTACCACACAGCCTGTGATCCGCGCCTGAACGCCAGCCAGTCGCTGGAGCTGGCCTTCCTGCTGTCGGAGAAGCTGAAGGCGGGCCGCCAGTCCCGCGACGCCCAGCGCCGCGCCGCGGTGGCGGCGGAGTAA
- a CDS encoding ABC transporter substrate-binding protein, which translates to MPTLRSLSLTGLATVAITAAAALSTPAAAQTKTVYIGMNGGTMEKTYTENVFPAFEKATGIKVVVVPGTSSDILAKLQAQKDNPQMHVVFLDDGLMYRAIGMGLCQKMDSSPVLNDVYQSARLKGDMAVGVNMGMTGLAYNKAMFDEKGWAPPTSWMDLADPKYKGKIVVQSAASSSFGLHAFLMYNRIKGGTEANVDPGFTTWRKTIGPNVLEYIPSSAKIAEMVQTNEAAIFPLTPTGVGSLKAKGIPVEYAQPKEGSVVLMVGECVVAKNPDNEAAQKLAAYLLGPEAQLAALQYGAQIPSNTKVTPPAEVADDMNKFQGYMKNAVTVDWDVINEKRPDWNQRWNKEIER; encoded by the coding sequence ATGCCCACCTTGCGTTCCCTGTCGCTCACCGGTCTCGCCACGGTTGCCATCACGGCCGCCGCGGCGCTGTCCACCCCCGCCGCCGCCCAGACCAAGACGGTCTATATCGGCATGAATGGCGGCACGATGGAGAAGACCTACACCGAGAACGTCTTCCCCGCCTTCGAGAAGGCGACCGGCATCAAGGTGGTGGTGGTCCCCGGCACCTCGTCCGACATCCTGGCCAAGCTGCAGGCGCAGAAGGACAATCCGCAGATGCACGTCGTCTTCCTGGACGACGGGCTGATGTACCGCGCCATCGGCATGGGCCTGTGCCAGAAGATGGACAGCTCGCCGGTGTTGAACGACGTCTATCAGTCCGCGCGGCTGAAGGGCGACATGGCGGTCGGCGTCAACATGGGCATGACCGGTCTCGCCTATAACAAGGCGATGTTCGACGAGAAGGGCTGGGCGCCGCCGACCAGCTGGATGGATCTGGCCGACCCCAAGTACAAGGGCAAGATCGTCGTCCAGTCGGCCGCCAGCAGCTCCTTCGGCCTGCATGCCTTCCTGATGTACAACCGCATCAAGGGCGGCACCGAGGCCAACGTCGATCCGGGCTTCACCACCTGGCGCAAGACCATCGGCCCGAACGTGCTGGAATACATCCCCAGCTCCGCGAAGATCGCAGAGATGGTGCAGACCAACGAGGCGGCCATCTTCCCGCTGACCCCGACCGGCGTCGGCAGCCTGAAGGCCAAGGGCATCCCGGTGGAATACGCCCAGCCCAAGGAAGGCTCGGTCGTGCTGATGGTCGGCGAATGCGTCGTCGCCAAGAACCCGGACAACGAGGCCGCCCAGAAGCTCGCCGCCTATCTGCTCGGGCCGGAGGCGCAGCTCGCCGCCCTGCAATATGGCGCGCAGATCCCGTCCAACACCAAGGTCACCCCGCCGGCCGAGGTCGCCGACGACATGAACAAGTTCCAGGGCTACATGAAGAACGCCGTGACGGTGGACTGGGACGTCATCAACGAGAAGCGCCCGGACTGGAACCAGCGCTGGAACAAGGAAATCGAGCGGTAA